Genomic DNA from Selenomonas sp. oral taxon 126:
TCGGCTATGTCGAGCAGCAGGCGGCGTTCACACACGATACGCTCTACGATGAGCTGCGCAGCGCGTTCTCCGACCTCATTGCGCTCCGTGCGGAGAAGGAGCGCATGGAGCACGCGATTGCGGCGGGGGCAGCGGGCGCAGAGGAGCTTGCCGCATACGGGAATCTCGTGACGCGCTTCGAGGCGATGGACGGCTACGACTTCGAGAGCCGCATTCGCCGCGTGGCGTTTGGGCTCGGCTTCTCCGAGGCGGATCTTGCGAAGGATGTGCGCCATTTCTCGGGCGGGCAGACGACGCGTATCTGCCTGGCGAAGGCGCTCCTTCGTGAGCCGGACTTTCTCTTCCTCGATGAGCCGACGAACCATCTCGACATCGGCATGATCGAGTGGCTCGAAAAGTTCCTGCAGTCCTATCGCGGCGGCGTCCTCCTGATCTCGCATGACCGCTATTTCCTCGACCGCGTTGCAACGCGCATTCTGGAACTCGACCACGCGGAGGTGACGGCGTACACGGGCAACTACACGCACTATATGCGCGTGAAGAACGACCGCCGCGCGGCACTCCTGAGCGCCTATGAGAAGCAGCAGGCGCAGATCAGGAAGACGGAGGAGTACATCAGCCGCTATCGCGCAGGGATTAAGGCAAAGCAGGCGCGCGGGCGGCAGAGTCAGCTGAACCGCCTCGAGCGCATTGTGCTCCCGCCCGAGGCGGCGCGCTTCAAGTATTTCGCCTTTACAAAGCCGACGGAGTGCGCGCAGCGCGTGGCAGAGATGGAGGACATCACGTTCGCCTATCCCGGCGGGGCGCGCGTGCTCGACCGCATTTCGCTCCTCATCCGCAAGGGCGACGGCGTGGCGCTGATCGGGGAGAACGGCGTCGGCAAGACGACGCTCCTGCAGATTCTCGTCGGCGAGCTTGAGGCGGGCGGGCGCGTGAAGATCGGCAGCCGCGTCAAGATCGGCTATTTCTCTCAGCAGCACGAGGGGCTTGATCCCTCCAAGACGATACTCGATGAGATCTGCTATACGTACGGACTGGACGAGGAGACGGCGCGCGGCTATCTGGGTGCGTTTCTCTTCCACGGCGACGACGTGCAGCGGCTCATCGGGGCACTCTCGGGCGGTGAGCAGGCGCGCGTGGCATTTCTGAAGCTCATGCTGACGGGCGCAAATTTCCTTGTACTGGATGAGCCGACGAACCATCTCGACATCCCTGCGCGCGAGGCGGTCGAGGAGGCGCTGATGGCGTTTCCGGGGACGTTCATCGCCGTGTCGCATGACCGCTATTTTCTCGATAAGACGGCGAACTGCACGCTCGAGCTGAGTGACGGAAAGATCACGGAGTATCTCGGCAACTACAGTTACTATCTGATGAAGAAGGAAGCCGAGGCGGAGGAGGCGGCAGAGGAGCGCCCTGCGGAGAAGAGGGAACGCTCCGCCCCCGCACAGGAACAGCCGCGTGCGGAGAAGACGGCGCCCAAGGCGGCTGTGCACAGCGCCATTCCTGCGGCGCGACGGCAGGAGATGCTCGAGCGCACGGAGGCGGAGATCGCGATGGCGGAGGCGGAGCTGAAGGGGCTCGAGTACGAGATGAACCGACCAGAGACCCAGCTCGATCCCGCGCGCAGCCGCGCGATTGCCGAGGCGTATGCGGCAAAGGAGCTCGAGATCATGCAGCGCTATGAGAAGTGGGAACAGCTGACGGAGGCGTGACATGGAATTTCAGCAAAATCTTGGCTTTCACTCCGCCGAGGAAGAGCTGACAGGTGTTGTCGATCATATCATCTTTTCCGCAGGGGACGGCGCGTTCTCCGTCTTTCGTCTGCGCCTCGCGCAGCAGGGGAAGTGCACCGCGACGGTGCGCGGGGCGGCGCCCCTCGTCGGTCAGGAGATACACCTCACGGGCAGCTGGGTCACGCATCCGCGCTTCGGGCGGCAGTTCCAGGCGCAGCGCATGCGCGTGAGTGCGCCCACGAGTGCGGCGGGCATTGAGCGCTTTCTCGCCTCCGGCACGATCGACGGCGTCGGTCCTGCGATGGCGCGACGCATTGTGGAGCGATTCGGCGCGGAGGCGCTGCAGGTCATCGAGCGCGCGCCGAGCCGCCTGAGAGAGGTCGCGGGTATCGGGCCGAAGACCGTGGAGAAGATTGTCGCCTCCTATATGAGGCAGTCCGAGCTCAGGGACATCATGCTCTGGCTCGAGGAGCACGGCGTCACGGGTGCATATGCCACGCGCATTTTCAAGGCGTACGGCTCACTCGCCATTGAGGTGATGGAGAAGGCACCCTACCGCCTCGCGCAGGAGATCGACGGCATCGGCTTTATCACGGCAGATACCATCGCCGTCGCCGCAGGATGGGAGAAGAATTCCTCCGAGCGCATTGCGGCGGGGCTCTCCTATGAGCTCACGCAGATCTCCTCGGGCGGGCACTGCTGCATCCCCGAATCCATGCTTGCGGATCGCGCGGCGCAGCGGCTCGGCGTTGCGCGGAGCGAGGTCATGGAGATCATCAGCCGCGAGGTGAAGATGAGCCGCCTCTACGCCGTGGATGAGATGGGGGAGCGGCTGATCTACGCGCCGCAGCTCTATAAGGCGGAGGAAATGACGGCACGCCTTCTCCTCATGCTGCAGAAGAAGGCGGATCACATTCATGTGCACGATGCGGAGTCTCTCGTTGCCGCATGGGAGGCAGCTCATGCGGTCAGCCTTGCCCCCGCACAGCGCGAGGCGGTCGTTGCCGCGCTCACGCACGGCGTCCTCGTCCTGACGGGCGGTCCCGGTACGGGCAAGACCACCGTTGTGCGCAGCATGATCGACATCCTCGGCGCACAGGGGCTTGAGATTCTGCTCGGAGCGCCGACAGGGCGCGCGGCGAAGCGACTCGCGGAGGCGACGGGCTGCCCTGCCGCGACCGTGCACCGCATGCTCGAGGCACAGGGGCGGGAGGACGGCGAGATGCGCTTCGGGCGCGACGCTGAGACGCAGCTCGAGGCGGATGTCATCATCATCGACGAGGTGTCGATGATGGACATTGTGCTTATGCAGCATCTCCTTACCGCAGTTCTTCCCGGTACGCACGTGATCCTTGTCGGCGACGTGGATCAGCTGCCCGCCGTCGGCCCCGGCTCCGTGCTCAAGGACATCCTGCGCTCGCAGGTCATTCCGAGCGTCCGCCTCACGGAGATCTTTCGCCAGAACAATACGGGTACAATCGTGCTGAACGCACACGCGATCAACGCGGGGCGCGTGCCCTCGTTTACCGAGGCGGATTTCACCTTTGTCCCCGCCGTCTCGAGCGAGGACGCCGCCGCGCAGGTCGTTGCGCTCTGCACGCGGCTGCTGCGCGCGGGGACGGGGCTCATGGATCTGCAGGTGCTCTCGCCCATGCGGCGCGAGGCGTGCGGCGTCGATCTGCTCAACCGCAGTTTGCAGAATGCGCTCAATCCTGCGGGCACGGGCAAGGATGAGGCGTTGGGCTTCCGCCTCGGCGACAAGGTCATGCAGACGCGGAACGACTACACGAAGAACGTATTCAACGGCGACATCGGGCGCATCACGCGGATTGACTCCGAGCACATGGTTGTGACCTTTGCGGAGGATATGGACATTCCCTATACGCGCGATGAGTTCGGCGCACTCACGCTCGCCTATGCG
This window encodes:
- the recD2 gene encoding SF1B family DNA helicase RecD2, giving the protein MEFQQNLGFHSAEEELTGVVDHIIFSAGDGAFSVFRLRLAQQGKCTATVRGAAPLVGQEIHLTGSWVTHPRFGRQFQAQRMRVSAPTSAAGIERFLASGTIDGVGPAMARRIVERFGAEALQVIERAPSRLREVAGIGPKTVEKIVASYMRQSELRDIMLWLEEHGVTGAYATRIFKAYGSLAIEVMEKAPYRLAQEIDGIGFITADTIAVAAGWEKNSSERIAAGLSYELTQISSGGHCCIPESMLADRAAQRLGVARSEVMEIISREVKMSRLYAVDEMGERLIYAPQLYKAEEMTARLLLMLQKKADHIHVHDAESLVAAWEAAHAVSLAPAQREAVVAALTHGVLVLTGGPGTGKTTVVRSMIDILGAQGLEILLGAPTGRAAKRLAEATGCPAATVHRMLEAQGREDGEMRFGRDAETQLEADVIIIDEVSMMDIVLMQHLLTAVLPGTHVILVGDVDQLPAVGPGSVLKDILRSQVIPSVRLTEIFRQNNTGTIVLNAHAINAGRVPSFTEADFTFVPAVSSEDAAAQVVALCTRLLRAGTGLMDLQVLSPMRREACGVDLLNRSLQNALNPAGTGKDEALGFRLGDKVMQTRNDYTKNVFNGDIGRITRIDSEHMVVTFAEDMDIPYTRDEFGALTLAYAMSVHKSQGSEYDIVILPLVRAHHIMLQRNLLYTAVTRAKKGVIIVGDRTALFAAVSNDRTRRRYTLLAERLAERI
- a CDS encoding ABC-F family ATP-binding cassette domain-containing protein — its product is MGSLKVIGLEKAYGIRTLFSHVNFEVQRGDKVGLVGANGTGKTTLMRILLGREEHDGGQIVMDRADTVGYVEQQAAFTHDTLYDELRSAFSDLIALRAEKERMEHAIAAGAAGAEELAAYGNLVTRFEAMDGYDFESRIRRVAFGLGFSEADLAKDVRHFSGGQTTRICLAKALLREPDFLFLDEPTNHLDIGMIEWLEKFLQSYRGGVLLISHDRYFLDRVATRILELDHAEVTAYTGNYTHYMRVKNDRRAALLSAYEKQQAQIRKTEEYISRYRAGIKAKQARGRQSQLNRLERIVLPPEAARFKYFAFTKPTECAQRVAEMEDITFAYPGGARVLDRISLLIRKGDGVALIGENGVGKTTLLQILVGELEAGGRVKIGSRVKIGYFSQQHEGLDPSKTILDEICYTYGLDEETARGYLGAFLFHGDDVQRLIGALSGGEQARVAFLKLMLTGANFLVLDEPTNHLDIPAREAVEEALMAFPGTFIAVSHDRYFLDKTANCTLELSDGKITEYLGNYSYYLMKKEAEAEEAAEERPAEKRERSAPAQEQPRAEKTAPKAAVHSAIPAARRQEMLERTEAEIAMAEAELKGLEYEMNRPETQLDPARSRAIAEAYAAKELEIMQRYEKWEQLTEA